The Lycium barbarum isolate Lr01 chromosome 12, ASM1917538v2, whole genome shotgun sequence genome includes a region encoding these proteins:
- the LOC132621642 gene encoding vegetative cell wall protein gp1 has product MMNIRISWVWIVVLFLGFTFHNLSTSQARSTSHTHHPTAVVVGTVFCDTCFQQQFSGASHFISGATVAVECAVSTTESSFYKEVKTNEHGKFSVDLPISLSKHVKKIKGCSVKLIKSSEPYCAVASTATSSSLHLKSRKQGTHIFSAGFFTFKPLNQPDLCSQKPSIQNSKKKLIDPQKSAISNPNDPTFYPPIQDPPAPGTLLPPLPRLPPLPLLPPLPDLPGPPVSKESSKQYSQSEAAAKPRFFNPIGGLPLPPNPLLPPPSILPPNPLVPPPSIIPPVIPSPPPSIFPPLFPSPPPSIIPPIIPSPPRPPPSLFPPFIPPLIPGITPSPPPPPPSLFPPLPPLIPGIPPAATSSSLQKKNHSP; this is encoded by the exons ATGATGAATATCAGAATATCTTGGGTTTGGATTGTAGTCCTCTTTCTTGGTTTCACATTCCATAACCTTTCGACTTCACAGGCAAGGAGCACTAGCCATACGCATCACCCAACTGCCGTCGTTGTGGGAACTGTTTTCTGTGATACTTGCTTCCAGCAGCAATTCTCAGGGGCTAGTCACTTCATTTCAG GTGCTACTGTTGCTGTAGAATGTGCAGTCTCAACCACTGAATCAAGTTTTTACAAGGAGGTGAAAACCAATGAGCATGGAAAATTCAGTGTAGACCTTCCTATCTCTTTAAGCAAACATGTCAAGAAAATCAAGGGATGTTCTGTGAAGCTGATTAAGAGCAGTGAGCCATATTGTGCTGTGGCATCGACAGCAACTTCATCTTCTCTTCATCTCAAGTCGAGAAAACAAGGGACTCACATATTTTCTGCTGGTTTCTTCACATTCAAACCTCTTAACCAGCCAGATCTATGTAGCCAAAAGCCAAGCATCCAAAATTCAAAAAAGAAATTAATAGATCCTCAAAAGTCTGCTATTTCAAATCCTAATGATCCCACATTTTACCCACCAATTCAAGATCCACCAGCACCAGGTACTTTACTTCCACCTCTTCCTAGGCTACCTCCTTTGCCATTGCTTCCTCCTTTGCCAGATCTTCCAGGACCTCCAGTATCTAAAGAATCTAGCAAACAGTACTCACAATCAGAAGCGGCAGCTAAGCCAAGATTTTTCAATCCAATAGGAGGACTTCCCTTGCCTCCAAATCCACTTCTTCCACCACCTTCAATCCTTCCTCCAAACCCATTAGTACCTCCACCTTCCATAATTCCTCCAGTCATCCCCTCTCCTcctccttccatatttcctcCCTTATTCCCTTCTCCTCCACCTTCAATAATTCCTCCGATAATCCCTTCACCTCCACGCCCTCCACCTTCATTGTTTCCTCCATTTATCCCACCACTCATACCTGGTATAACTCCAtctcccccacccccacccccttcTCTCTTCCCACCTCTCCCTCCACTCATACCTGGTATTCCTCCAGCTGCTACTTCTTCATCTCTGCAAAAGAAGAACCATTCTCCTTAG